One window of Bos indicus isolate NIAB-ARS_2022 breed Sahiwal x Tharparkar chromosome 18, NIAB-ARS_B.indTharparkar_mat_pri_1.0, whole genome shotgun sequence genomic DNA carries:
- the FIZ1 gene encoding flt3-interacting zinc finger protein 1 isoform X2 encodes MTFIFKEERGWLSEIQQPSGTRRLWKEESPHPPLPLHRAAMDDAPLPAPPLPARAPAPGPAPPAAAPRVPFHCSECGKSFRYRSDLRRHFARHTALKPHACPRCGKGFKHSFNLANHLRSHTGERPYRCSACPKGFRDSTGLLHHQVVHTGEKPYCCLVCELRFSSRSSLGRHLKRQHRGALPSPLQPGAGLPALSAPCSVCCNVGPCSVCGGSGAGGGGAGGEGPEGAGAGAGGWGLAEAAAAAAAASLPPFACGACARRFDQGRELAAHWAAHTDVKPFKCPRCERDFNAPALLERHKLTHDLQGPGAPPAQAWAPGAAGEGGEAQPAWDGGLLLGRAGGGVPELGVLLPEGGGEAPAEPSEDTLYQCDCGTFFASAAALASHLEAHSGPAAYGCGHCGALYAALAALEEHRRASHGEGAGAGAGAGGAEAVAAPAREGESPSGEPASASGRGKKIFGCSECEKLFRSPRDLERHVLVHTGEKPFPCLECGKFFRHECYLKRHRLLHGAERPFPCHVCGKGFITLSNLSRHLKLHRGMD; translated from the exons ATGACTTTCATCTTCAAAGAAGAGAGGGGGTGGCTTTCAGAAATACAACAGCCTTCGGGAACAAGGAGACTTTGGAAGGA AGAGAGCCCCCACCCGCCACTGCCCTTGCACCGCGCCGCCATGGATGACGCGCCGCTGCCAGCTCCCCCGCTCCCCGCCCGGGCCCCGGCCCCGGGCCCGGCTCCGCCCGCTGCTGCCCCCCGCGTCCCGTTTCACTGCAGTGAGTGTGGCAAGAGCTTTCGCTACCGCTCGGATCTGCGGCGCCACTTCGCTCGGCACACTGCGCTCAAACCCCACGCGTGTCCGCGCTGCGGCAAGGGCTTCAAGCACAGCTTCAACCTGGCCAACCACCTGCGCTCGCACACCGGCGAGCGACCCTACCGCTGCTCCGCCTGCCCCAAGGGGTTCCGAGACTCCACCGGCCTGCTGCATCACCAG GTCGTCCACACTGGTGAGAAGCCCTACTGCTGCCTCGTCTGTGAGCTCCGCTTCTCCTCGCGCTCCAGCCTGGGCCGCCACCTCAAGCGCCAGCATCGTGGGGCGCTCCCGTCCCCGCTGCAGCCCGGCGCAGGCCTGCCCGCCCTGAGCGCGCCCTGCTCGGTCTGCTGCAACGTGGGGCCCTGCTCGGTGTGCGGGGGCTcaggggcgggcgggggcggtGCCGGCGGCGAGGGTCCAGAGGGGGCAGGCGCCGGCgcggggggctgggggctggctgaGGCCGCGGCGGCTGCAGCGGCGGCCTCCCTGCCCCCGTTCGCTTGTGGCGCGTGCGCGCGGCGCTTCGACCAGGGCCGTGAGCTGGCGGCCCACTGGGCGGCGCACACCGACGTGAAGCCCTTCAAGTGCCCGCGCTGCGAGCGCGACTTCAACGCGCCCGCGCTGCTGGAGCGGCACAAGCTGACCCACGACCTGCAGGGCCCTGGCGCGCCCCCGGCTCAGGCCTGGGCCCCCGGGGCCGCCGGCGAGGGCGGCGAGGCTCAGCCAGCCTGGGACGGCGGGCTGCTCCTGGGCCGCGCCGGGGGCGGCGTACCTGAGCTGGGGGTGCTGCTCCCCGAGGGCGGCGGCGAGGCGCCCGCGGAGCCGTCGGAAGACACGCTGTACCAGTGCGACTGCGGGACCTTCTTCGCGTCGGCGGCGGCGCTGGCCAGCCACCTGGAGGCGCACTCGGGCCCCGCGGCCTACGGCTGCGGCCACTGCGGGGCACTATACGCGGCGCTGGCGGCCCTGGAGGAGCACCGGCGCGCCAGCCACGGCGagggcgcgggcgcgggcgcAGGCGCGGGCGGCGCAGAGGCGGTGGCAGCGCCTGCCCGCGAGGGGGAGTCTCCGTCCGGGGAGCCCGCGTCTGCCTCAGGCCGCGGCAAGAAGATCTTCGGCTGCTCCGAGTGCGAGAAGCTGTTCCGCTCGCCGCGCGACCTGGAGCGGCACGTGCTGGTGCACACGGGCGAGAAGCCGTTCCCGTGCCTGGAGTGCGGCAAGTTCTTCCGTCACGAGTGCTACCTCAAGCGCCACCGGCTGCTGCACGGCGCCGAGCGGCCCTTCCCCTGCCACGTCTGCGGCAAGGGCTTCATCACGCTCAGCAACCTCTCCAGACACCTGAAGCTGCACCGGGGCATGGACTGA
- the FIZ1 gene encoding flt3-interacting zinc finger protein 1 isoform X3 produces MDDAPLPAPPLPARAPAPGPAPPAAAPRVPFHCSECGKSFRYRSDLRRHFARHTALKPHACPRCGKGFKHSFNLANHLRSHTGERPYRCSACPKGFRDSTGLLHHQVVHTGEKPYCCLVCELRFSSRSSLGRHLKRQHRGALPSPLQPGAGLPALSAPCSVCCNVGPCSVCGGSGAGGGGAGGEGPEGAGAGAGGWGLAEAAAAAAAASLPPFACGACARRFDQGRELAAHWAAHTDVKPFKCPRCERDFNAPALLERHKLTHDLQGPGAPPAQAWAPGAAGEGGEAQPAWDGGLLLGRAGGGVPELGVLLPEGGGEAPAEPSEDTLYQCDCGTFFASAAALASHLEAHSGPAAYGCGHCGALYAALAALEEHRRASHGEGAGAGAGAGGAEAVAAPAREGESPSGEPASASGRGKKIFGCSECEKLFRSPRDLERHVLVHTGEKPFPCLECGKFFRHECYLKRHRLLHGAERPFPCHVCGKGFITLSNLSRHLKLHRGMD; encoded by the exons ATGGATGACGCGCCGCTGCCAGCTCCCCCGCTCCCCGCCCGGGCCCCGGCCCCGGGCCCGGCTCCGCCCGCTGCTGCCCCCCGCGTCCCGTTTCACTGCAGTGAGTGTGGCAAGAGCTTTCGCTACCGCTCGGATCTGCGGCGCCACTTCGCTCGGCACACTGCGCTCAAACCCCACGCGTGTCCGCGCTGCGGCAAGGGCTTCAAGCACAGCTTCAACCTGGCCAACCACCTGCGCTCGCACACCGGCGAGCGACCCTACCGCTGCTCCGCCTGCCCCAAGGGGTTCCGAGACTCCACCGGCCTGCTGCATCACCAG GTCGTCCACACTGGTGAGAAGCCCTACTGCTGCCTCGTCTGTGAGCTCCGCTTCTCCTCGCGCTCCAGCCTGGGCCGCCACCTCAAGCGCCAGCATCGTGGGGCGCTCCCGTCCCCGCTGCAGCCCGGCGCAGGCCTGCCCGCCCTGAGCGCGCCCTGCTCGGTCTGCTGCAACGTGGGGCCCTGCTCGGTGTGCGGGGGCTcaggggcgggcgggggcggtGCCGGCGGCGAGGGTCCAGAGGGGGCAGGCGCCGGCgcggggggctgggggctggctgaGGCCGCGGCGGCTGCAGCGGCGGCCTCCCTGCCCCCGTTCGCTTGTGGCGCGTGCGCGCGGCGCTTCGACCAGGGCCGTGAGCTGGCGGCCCACTGGGCGGCGCACACCGACGTGAAGCCCTTCAAGTGCCCGCGCTGCGAGCGCGACTTCAACGCGCCCGCGCTGCTGGAGCGGCACAAGCTGACCCACGACCTGCAGGGCCCTGGCGCGCCCCCGGCTCAGGCCTGGGCCCCCGGGGCCGCCGGCGAGGGCGGCGAGGCTCAGCCAGCCTGGGACGGCGGGCTGCTCCTGGGCCGCGCCGGGGGCGGCGTACCTGAGCTGGGGGTGCTGCTCCCCGAGGGCGGCGGCGAGGCGCCCGCGGAGCCGTCGGAAGACACGCTGTACCAGTGCGACTGCGGGACCTTCTTCGCGTCGGCGGCGGCGCTGGCCAGCCACCTGGAGGCGCACTCGGGCCCCGCGGCCTACGGCTGCGGCCACTGCGGGGCACTATACGCGGCGCTGGCGGCCCTGGAGGAGCACCGGCGCGCCAGCCACGGCGagggcgcgggcgcgggcgcAGGCGCGGGCGGCGCAGAGGCGGTGGCAGCGCCTGCCCGCGAGGGGGAGTCTCCGTCCGGGGAGCCCGCGTCTGCCTCAGGCCGCGGCAAGAAGATCTTCGGCTGCTCCGAGTGCGAGAAGCTGTTCCGCTCGCCGCGCGACCTGGAGCGGCACGTGCTGGTGCACACGGGCGAGAAGCCGTTCCCGTGCCTGGAGTGCGGCAAGTTCTTCCGTCACGAGTGCTACCTCAAGCGCCACCGGCTGCTGCACGGCGCCGAGCGGCCCTTCCCCTGCCACGTCTGCGGCAAGGGCTTCATCACGCTCAGCAACCTCTCCAGACACCTGAAGCTGCACCGGGGCATGGACTGA